From the Funiculus sociatus GB2-C1 genome, one window contains:
- a CDS encoding lecithin retinol acyltransferase family protein, translated as MSQGDHIYVNCGVYDHHGIDCGDGTVIHYTGEKLKGTIDCTPIAEFITGKTVFVREYGKCDPPDIVIQRAKSKLKEEKYDLFDNNCEHFATWCKTGKKESEQVHRAKAAAGGAAGSTGTATIISPFAHLDDPVAK; from the coding sequence ATGTCACAAGGCGATCATATCTACGTCAACTGCGGTGTTTACGACCATCATGGTATTGATTGTGGTGACGGCACTGTTATCCATTACACAGGTGAAAAGCTAAAAGGTACTATTGACTGCACTCCCATAGCTGAGTTCATAACAGGAAAAACAGTATTTGTCAGGGAGTATGGTAAGTGCGATCCGCCAGATATCGTAATTCAACGAGCAAAAAGCAAGTTGAAGGAAGAGAAATACGACCTTTTCGACAACAACTGCGAACACTTCGCTACATGGTGCAAGACTGGCAAGAAAGAGAGTGAGCAAGTTCACCGTGCTAAAGCAGCTGCGGGAGGCGCGGCTGGAAGTACAGGTACGGCTACAATTATCTCACCGTTCGCTCATTTGGATGACCCAGTAGCCAAATAA